In Ferrigenium kumadai, the DNA window ACTGTTGCGGTTGCGATCTACCTATTTCCGGATTCCGAGGTTCTAGATTTCGCGGGACCTTACGAGGTCTTCACTTGCGCCAACCGCGTATTCAAACGACTGCACCCTGAGGCTGAGGACATCTTTCGAGTGTTCACCGTTGCCCGCGACTCCGGGTTACTGCGTGCACGGGCCGGACTGGAGGTGAAACCAGATTTCACGATCGAGTCTCATCCGGTAATCAATGTGCTGATCGTGCCGGGCGGCGTGATAACCGCCGAACTGGAACGACGCGAAGTGATCGACTGGATCGCCAGCCAACATTCCAAGACCATGCTGACCGCCTCAGTGTGCACAGGGGCCTTCTTGCTCGCAAAAGCGGGACTATTGCGGGGGAAGTCTGCCACAACTCATTGGGAAGACATCCCCGATCTTCGTGCCATGTTCCCGGACCTTCCGGTCAGAGAGAATCGGCGCTGGATCGACGAGGGCGCCGTCGTTACTTCCGCAGGGATATCTGCTGGCATCGACATGTGTCTTCACCTTGTCGAGCGCCTTGCCAGCCGAGAGCTAGCCCTCGCAACGGCCCGTCAGCTGGAAGTCGAATGGCATGACAACGCCTAACGTTAGCCATCTTCATATGCACCGACTCGAAACCCAGATAGAAATCGCGGCCCCTGCCGAGCGGGTCTGGTCGCTGCTCACCGACTTCGCATCGTATTCCCGGTGGAACCCTTTCATTCGATCCATCGAGGGCCCCCTAGAAGTTGGCCGGTCGCTGACGGTGTTCATCCAGCCGCCGGGCGCGAGCGGCATGCGCTTCCGGCCGACCGTGCTCACGGTGGAGCCGAATCGTGAGCTTCGGTGGAAAGGCAGATTCCTCCTGCCCGGACTGTTCGATGGCGAACACTACTTCCGGCTTGAGCGCAGACCCGAAGGCGGACTGACCTTCCACCAGGGAGAAACGTTCTCGGGAATCCTTGTGCCGCTGTTTGCACGCGCGCTGGACGGGGCCACCAGACAAGGGTTCATCGCCATGAACGAGGCGCTCAAACGCGAGGCGGAGAAACCATGATGGCCGCCGCAGCGATCAGGCACTACAGCCAAGGTGGACTTGGCCTCAACGTCCTCCCTCTCCATCCGTCC includes these proteins:
- a CDS encoding DJ-1/PfpI family protein, with the translated sequence MTVAVAIYLFPDSEVLDFAGPYEVFTCANRVFKRLHPEAEDIFRVFTVARDSGLLRARAGLEVKPDFTIESHPVINVLIVPGGVITAELERREVIDWIASQHSKTMLTASVCTGAFLLAKAGLLRGKSATTHWEDIPDLRAMFPDLPVRENRRWIDEGAVVTSAGISAGIDMCLHLVERLASRELALATARQLEVEWHDNA
- a CDS encoding SRPBCC domain-containing protein, with translation MHRLETQIEIAAPAERVWSLLTDFASYSRWNPFIRSIEGPLEVGRSLTVFIQPPGASGMRFRPTVLTVEPNRELRWKGRFLLPGLFDGEHYFRLERRPEGGLTFHQGETFSGILVPLFARALDGATRQGFIAMNEALKREAEKP